The genomic interval ttagataaaaatttatttatttcatttggttaaatgtattaaatcaacttgtacaaaattactaaaaatcatataaaattgtatagttatcaaaaattaaaactaaataatatttatataatttgtagatatctaaaagaaactaatgatattacgattttttttttaattcagaaaatttagaaaattttaggtataaaaattttataattatagaagtaaaattatataatatttcgaaattaaaaatgtcaaatttgaatatatttattttagtgatgatttatgaattattaccatattctacaaagtttaccaaaaatataaatcaatattaaatgtaatatatgagttattgccatattttaaaaaagatttccaaaaatatatatcattattaaatgtacttgtccatgtcatatttaaccatatgcaTGTCAttaatcttaatagccacgtcacaattttttgtgtgaaaacgattgtagagaagacacgtggcaaaatcacttctcaaatatagtcgagggaatatttgtaataatagtcatttttaattatttgagaCCAAAGACCATACTGTGGTCTTTCATTAATcgttaaatattttgtttaattacgGTTGAACAAGACCATTCAACGCaggacaaagaaaaaaaaagattctaaaCAAGAGAGCCATGGATCCTCCAAGTCAAGTCAATGAAGACAGTGAAATAATACCagaccaagaagaagaagaaacagctCGGTTGCTCCTAAAAAAAGTGACCCCACCAATCCTTCTGAAGGAATCAGCAGGTGATAACTCTTGCTCTATCTTCAGAATCCCTCACACTCTTGGGCGAGCCAACAACACAGCTTATGCACCCAAGATAGTCTCGATAGGCCCTTATCACCATCCCGATGACAAAGAACATGGACATCTCAAGATGATCGAAGAGCACAAGCAGCGTTATCTGGAGTTATTCGTGTCAAAGACCAAGGAGAATGGCGTCAGTCTTAGCCACTTAGTCAAAGTAGTCTCGGATATGGAACCGAAGATAAGAGATTCTTATTCCGAGAATCTTGAACTTAGTCAAGAAAAGCTGACCAGGGTGATGCTTCTTGATAGTTGTTTCATTCTTATGCTATTTCTTGTGGTCACGAGAGAGTTTGAGTACAAGAACTTCACCGACCCTATTTTCAAGATGAGATGGATACTGCCTACTATTCGGAGTGATCTTCTCCTTCTCGAAAACCAGGTTCCTCTCTTTcttcttaataaaattttagagacATCAAAGTTAGCTTCATCCACAAGCTTAAACGAGATGGCCTTCGAGTTCTTCAGCTATTCGATAAGAAAACCAGACGCATTCTGGGAGAAACATAAGAATCTTCGGGCAAAACATCTTCTTGATCTCATTCGCAAGACTTTCATACCCATCGTGTCTCCACCAACCACCCAAAGACATTGCTGCATCGATATTTCAAgtggttttggtgggaaaacaaGACCAACTACACTCAAAAACACTTGTTCAAGTAAGAAAGGCAGTTCAAAGGGGAGCACtggagcacaaacatcatcaccTCCCAGCCCTTTTCTTCGTCTGATTGTCTCAGCCAAGAAGCTTCGTCTTCGAGGAATTAAATTCAAGC from Raphanus sativus cultivar WK10039 unplaced genomic scaffold, ASM80110v3 Scaffold2268, whole genome shotgun sequence carries:
- the LOC108845809 gene encoding UPF0481 protein At3g47200-like, with the translated sequence MDPPSQVNEDSEIIPDQEEEETARLLLKKVTPPILLKESAGDNSCSIFRIPHTLGRANNTAYAPKIVSIGPYHHPDDKEHGHLKMIEEHKQRYLELFVSKTKENGVSLSHLVKVVSDMEPKIRDSYSENLELSQEKLTRVMLLDSCFILMLFLVVTREFEYKNFTDPIFKMRWILPTIRSDLLLLENQVPLFLLNKILETSKLASSTSLNEMAFEFFSYSIRKPDAFWEKHKNLRAKHLLDLIRKTFIPIVSPPTTQRHCCIDISSGFGGKTRPTTLKNTCSSKKGSSKGSTGAQTSSPPSPFLRLIVSAKKLRLRGIKFKRRKNVDTPLDISFKNGLLEIPLLVFDDFMSSVLINCVAFEQFNMRCSTEITSYVVFMGCLINIEEDATFLVEKGIIENYFGTGEQVSLFFKNIGKDISFSISKSYLSKVFERVNKYASKGCHVHWAGFKYTHFNTPWTFLSSCAALLLLLLTIFQAFFAAFAYFRPPKNN